The Hyphomicrobiales bacterium genome includes a region encoding these proteins:
- a CDS encoding NifU family protein, with translation MFIQTENTPNPATLKFLPGRSVLVDGTADFKALADAVGVSPLAERIFAVNGVTGVFLGRDFISVSKGNTCEWPHIKPAILGAIMEHFMSGAPALAADGADDGARGEYSEDDAEIVATVKELLATRVRPAVAQDGGDITFHGYRDGVVYLQMRGACSGCPSSTATLKNGIENLLRHFVPEVQEVRPV, from the coding sequence ATGTTCATTCAGACGGAAAACACACCGAATCCGGCGACCCTCAAGTTCCTGCCGGGCCGGTCCGTGCTGGTCGACGGGACGGCCGACTTCAAGGCTCTTGCCGATGCCGTGGGTGTTTCGCCGCTCGCCGAGCGCATCTTCGCGGTCAATGGTGTTACGGGGGTTTTCCTCGGGCGCGACTTCATCTCGGTCAGCAAGGGCAACACCTGCGAGTGGCCTCACATCAAGCCGGCCATCCTCGGCGCCATCATGGAGCACTTCATGTCCGGCGCGCCGGCGCTGGCGGCCGACGGCGCCGACGACGGTGCCAGGGGGGAGTACTCCGAGGACGACGCGGAGATCGTCGCGACGGTCAAGGAATTGCTCGCGACCCGCGTCCGCCCGGCGGTTGCCCAGGACGGTGGCGACATCACCTTCCATGGCTACCGCGATGGTGTCGTTTATCTCCAGATGCGCGGTGCCTGCTCGGGCTGTCCGAGTTCCACGGCGACGCTGAAGAACGGCATCGAAAACCTCCTGCGGCACTTCGTGCCCGAGGTTCAGGAAGTGCGTCCGGTCTGA
- a CDS encoding malonic semialdehyde reductase, with amino-acid sequence MSGPISDSALDQIFLEARTQNAWQARDVPDDLLRRLVDILKMGPTSANCSPMRVVFVKSKGAKERLRPHLAAGNVDKTMAAPVTAIIGYDLEFHEQLPKLFPHTDARSWFAGKPAHIRTTAIRNGTLQGAYLIVAARALGLDAGPMSGFDNAGVTGEFFAGTSVEADFLCNLGYGDPTGLFPRSPRFEFDEMARIV; translated from the coding sequence ATGTCAGGACCGATATCCGATTCCGCCCTCGACCAGATTTTCCTCGAGGCCCGCACCCAGAACGCCTGGCAGGCCCGCGACGTGCCGGACGACCTGCTCCGCCGTCTCGTCGACATTCTGAAAATGGGCCCGACGAGCGCCAACTGCTCGCCGATGCGCGTGGTCTTCGTCAAATCGAAGGGGGCCAAGGAGCGCTTGCGCCCGCACCTTGCCGCCGGCAACGTCGACAAGACCATGGCCGCCCCGGTCACCGCCATCATCGGCTACGACCTCGAATTCCACGAGCAGCTTCCCAAGCTCTTTCCCCACACCGATGCGCGCAGCTGGTTCGCCGGCAAGCCCGCGCACATTCGCACCACCGCCATCCGCAACGGCACGTTGCAGGGCGCCTACCTGATCGTCGCCGCCCGCGCGCTCGGCCTCGATGCCGGTCCCATGTCCGGCTTCGACAATGCCGGAGTCACCGGGGAGTTCTTTGCCGGAACCAGCGTCGAAGCCGATTTCCTATGCAACCTGGGCTATGGCGACCCGACCGGGCTCTTCCCGCGCTCGCCGCGCTTCGAGTTCGACGAAATGGCCCGCATCGTCTGA